One Setaria viridis chromosome 5, Setaria_viridis_v4.0, whole genome shotgun sequence genomic region harbors:
- the LOC117854740 gene encoding beta-hexosaminidase 3, with product MSHSAKMAPALGLLLAFLAIGSCIAADNIDLWPMPKTVSHGTQKLYVKKDITMSMVGSTYSDEKSILKDAFQRMVDLITLNHVIDGINPSSLVLTCVNIVVHTPDDELNFGADESYNLTVPTTGDPLYAQIEAQTVFGALHGLQTFGQLCYFDFTSRLIELNSAPWIITDTPRFPYRGLLIDTARHYLPVKIIKGVIDAMTYSKLNVLHWHIVDEQSFPIEIPSYPKLWNGSYSYSERYTMSDAIDIVRYAERRGVNVLAEIDVPGHARSWGVGYPSLWPSDSCREPLDVSKNFTFEVIDGILSDFSKVFKFKFAHLGGDEVNTSCWTTTPHIEGWLNNNHMNVSDAYRDFVLRSQKIAISHGYDIINWEETFNNFGDKLDRKTVVHNWLGEDVAPKVVAAGLRCIVSNQDKWYLDHLDASWEGFYMNEPLKGIDDTKQQQLVIGGEVCMWGEEIDASDIEQTIWPRAAAAAERLWTPTEKLANDTRLVTSRLARFRCLLNQRGVAAAPLAGYGRASPAEPGPCVRQ from the exons ATGAGCCACTCTGCAAAGATGGCACCGGCTCTGGGGCTGCTCCTTGCATTTCTGGCGATTGGATCCTGCATCGCCGCCGATAACATCGACTTGTGGCCGATGCCGAAGACGGTGTCCCATGGAACACAGAAGCTCTACGTCAAGAAAGATATCACAATGTCAATGGTGGGAAGCACGTACTCTGACGAGAAATCAATCCTGAAGGACGCCTTCCAGAGGATGGTTGATTTGATCACACTGAACCATGTCATCGATGGAATAAACCCAAGTTCTTTGGTTCTCACCTGTGTTAATATAGTTGTCCATACACCTGACGATGAG CTCAACTTTGGAGCAGATGAGTCATATAACTTAACTGTTCCAACAACAGGAGATCCACTGTATGCACAGATTGAG GCTCAAACCGTTTTTGGAGCACTTCATGGCTTACAG ACATTTGGTCAGTTGTGTTACTTTGATTTCACATCACGACTCATTGAACTCAACTCAGCTCCTTGGATAATTACTGACACACCAAGATTTCCTTACCGGGGACTGCTTATTG ATACTGCAAGGCACTACCTACCTGTTAAGATAATCAAAGGAGTGATTGATGCAATGACCTACAGTAAATTG AATGTTCTCCATTGGCACATCGTAGACGAGCAATCCTTTCCCATTGAAATACCTTCATACCCTAAACTGTGGAATGGTTCATACTCTTATTCGGAGAGATACACAATGTCTGATGCAATTGACATTGTACG GTATGCTGAAAGGCGAGGTGTAAATGTGTTGGCTGAGATTGATGTTCCTGGCCATGCCCGTTCATG GGGCGTTGGCTACCCATCATTGTGGCCATCAGATAGCTGCAGAGAACCACTCGATGTCAGTAAAAACTTTACATTTGAAGTCATCGATGGCATTCTTTCAG ATTTTAGCAAGgtttttaagttcaaatttgccCACTTAGGCGGTGATGAAGTCAATACAA GCTGCTGGACCACAACACCACACATTGAAGGATG GTTGAATAATAACCATATGAACGTAtcagatgcatacagagattttGTATTAAGATCTCAAAAGATAGCAATATCACATGGCTACGATATCATTAACTG GGAAGAAACGTTTAACAACTTTGGAGACAAACTGGATCGTAAAACCGTTGTGCATAACTG GCTTGGAGAAGATGTAGCACCAAAAGTAGTTGCTGCAGGGCTCAGATGCATAGTAAGCAACCAGGATAAGTGGTACCTGGATCACTTGGATGCCTCATGGGAAGGATTTTACATGAACGAACCCTTGAAAGGTATCGATGacacaaaacagcaacaattGGTCATTGGAGGTGAGGTATGCATGTGGGGTGAGGAAATTGATGCATCAGACATTGAACAAACAATTTGGCCacgtgctgcagcagctgcag AGAGACTGTGGACTCCGACTGAGAAGCTTGCAAATGACACAAGATTAGTCACATCAAGATTGGCACGCTTCAGGTGTTTGCTGAACCAAAGAGGAGTAGCTGCTGCACCACTAGCTGGTTATGGTCGTGCATCACCAGCAGAACCTGGTCCCTGTGTAAGGCAATAG
- the LOC117859203 gene encoding polygalacturonase has protein sequence MAMAKSVLSLLAHLHAAVLFLPADPAAGAAMYNVLRYGARPDGAADAAGAFLRAWADACRSTRPATVYVPPGRFLVSSATFTGPCHGHAAVTFAVAGTLVAPAGAGGRGLSGRWITFENMEGLVVSGGTFDGRGRALWACRARGGNCPTPASSLTIANSRDVVVAGVRSVDSELFHVVVLQCVGVTVRGVTVEAPADSPNTDGIHIHMSSHVSVYDARIGTGDDCISVGPGNSHLWIERVACGPGHGISIGSLGKQEGMAVEAVQNVTVKTTWFAGTTNGLRIKTWGGSKRGFVRGVTFADATMSGVDNPIIIDQRYCPSGSGCPGGSSSIRISDVRYVGIRGSSATPVAVNFDCSRSNPCSGIRLQDVALTYRSRPAAAKSYCRNVQGSTLGLVLPPSCL, from the exons ATGGCCATGGCAAAGTCTGTCCTGAGCTTGCTCGCGCACCTGCACGCCGCCGTCCTGTTCCTTCCGGCGgacccggcggccggcgcagcaaTGTACAACGTGCTGCGCTACGGCGCCCGCCccgacggcgcggcggacgcGGCGGGCGCCTTCCTCCGCGCGTGGGCCGACGCATGCCGCTCGACCCGCCCGGCCACCGTCTACGTGCCGCCCGGCCGGTTCCTGGTATCGAGCGCCACGTTCACCGGCCCGTGCCACGGCCACGCCGCCGTGAcgttcgccgtcgccggcacGCTCGTCGCccccgcgggcgccggcgggcgcggctTGTCGGGGAGGTGGATCACGTTCGAGAACATGGAGGGCCTCGTCGTCTCCGGCGGCACCTtcgacggccgcggccgggCGCTCTGGGCCTGCAGAGCGCGCGGCGGGAACTGCCCGACGCCGGCGTCG TCGCTGACGATCGCGAACTCGAGggacgtggtggtggccggggtGCGGTCGGTGGACAGCGAGCTGTTCCACGTGGTGGTGCTGCAGTGCGTGGGCGTGACGGTGCGCGGGGTGACGGTGGAGGCGCCGGCGGACAGCCCCAACACCGACGGGATCCACATCCACATGTCCAGCCACGTGTCGGTGTACGACGCCAGGATCGGCACCGGCGACGACTGCATCTCCGTCGGCCCCGGCAACTCCCACCTCTGGATCGAGCGCGTCGCCTGCGGCCCCGGCCACGGCATCAG CATCGGGAGCCTGGGCAAGCAGGAAGGcatggcggtggaggcggtgcAGAACGTGACGGTGAAGACGACGTGGTTCGCCGGCACGACGAACGGGCTCCGGATCAAGACGTGGGGCGGCTCCAAGCGCGGGTTCGTCCGGGGGGTCACCTTCGCGGACGCCACCATGTCCGGCGTGGACAACCCCATCATCATCGACCAGCGCTACTGCCCCAGCGGCAGCGGGTGCCCCGGCGGGAGCTCCAGCATCAGGATCAGCGACGTCAGGTACGTGGGCATCCGGggctcgtcggcgacgccgGTCGCCGTCAACTTCGACTGCAGCCGGAGCAACCCGTGCAGCGGCATCCGCCTGCAGGACGTGGCGCTCACGTACCGgagccggcccgccgccgccaagtccTACTGCCGGAATGTGCAGGGGAGCACGCTCGGCCTCGTTCTGCCGCCGAGCTGCCTCTGA
- the LOC117859204 gene encoding 2-alkenal reductase (NADP(+)-dependent), whose amino-acid sequence MEKEAAVARNRKVVLRGYIDRAPREDDMELVDGGAVALRVPGGAGGPAVLVKNLYLSCDPYMRGRMRDFQGSYIPPFKPGSPLEGFGVGKVIDSTHPGFSAGDFVSGMTGWEDYSLITKPEQLRKIQQSDIPLSYHLGLLGMPGFTAYVGFYEICSPKKGEFVFVSAASGAVGQIVGQLAKLHGCYVVGSAGTNQKVELLKEKLGFDAAFNYKEEPDLTAALKRYFPEGIDIYFENVGGPMLDAVLLNMRIHGRIAVCGMVSQHGVTAPSGIHNLFSLISKRIEMKGFIQSDYLHLFPRFVDDITKHYRDGKIVYVEDMSVGLESGPAAFVGLFSGKNVGKQVVRVSQD is encoded by the exons ATGGAGaaagaggcggcggtggcgaggaacAGGAAGGTGGTGCTGCGCGGGTACATCGACCGCGCGCCGAGGGAGGACGACATGGagctcgtcgacggcggcgccgtggcgCTGCGCGTCCCCGGGGGAGCCGGCGGCCCCGCGGTGCTGGTGAAGAACCTCTACCTCTCCTGCGACCCCTACATGCGCGGCAGGATGCGGGACTTCCAGGGCTCCTACATCCCGCCCTTCAAGCCTGGATCC CCTCTTGAAGGATTTGGCGTGGGGAAGGTGATCGACTCCACTCATCCAGGATTCAGTGCTGGTGACTTTGTTTCGGGGATGACTGGTTGGGAGGACTACAGTCTGATCACCAAGCCTGAACAGCTCAGAAAGATTCAGCAAAGCGACATACCGCTCTCTTACCACTTGGGCCTACTTG GCATGCCTGGTTTTACAGCTTATGTTGGATTCTATGAGATCTGTTCACCAAAGAAAGGGGAATTTGTCTTTGTTTCTGCTGCATCCGGAGCAGTTGGCCAGATCGTTGGTCAACTTGCAAAGCTCCATGGCTGCTATGTTGTGGGAAGTGCTGGAACAAATCAGAAG GTTGAGCTCCTGAAGGAAAAACTTGGGTTTGATGCAGCTTTCAATTACAAGGAAGAGCCTGACTTGACTGCTGCCTTAAAAAG GTACTTTCCTGAAGGTATTGACATCTACTTCGAGAACGTAGGTGGGCCAATGCTTGATGCCGTACTACTCAACATGCGAATACATGGACGCATTGCAGTGTGTGGGATGGTTTCCCAGCACGGGGTAACTGCTCCTTCTGGGATCCACAACCTGTTCTCCCTGATAAGCAAGAGGATAGAGATGAAGGGATTCATCCAGAGTGATTACCTCCACCTGTTCCCACGGTTTGTCGATGACATCACCAAACATTACAGAGATGGCAAGATTGTGTATGTGGAAGATATGAGCGTCGGGCTGGAGAGTGGACCTGCGGCTTTTGTTGGCCTGTTCAGTGGTAAAAATGTTGGCAAGCAGGTTGTGCGCGTGTCACAAGACTGA